A single region of the Brachypodium distachyon strain Bd21 chromosome 3, Brachypodium_distachyon_v3.0, whole genome shotgun sequence genome encodes:
- the LOC100841865 gene encoding U3 small nucleolar ribonucleoprotein protein IMP4, giving the protein MLRRNTRLRREYLYRKSLEGKERLHYEKKRRVREALEEGKPIPTELRNEELALRREIDLDDQDRAVPRSIIDDEYAGAALREPKILLTTSRNPSAPLTQFVKELKVVFPNSQRMNRGGQVISEIVESCRSHEITDLILVHEHRGQPDGLIVCHLPLGPTAYFGLLNVVTRHDIKDRKAMGKMSEAYPHLILDNFTTKTGERTANIMKHLFPVPKPDSKRLITFANRDDYISFRHHIYEKHGGPKSIDLKEVGPRFELRLYQIKRGTVDQSEAQNEFVLRPYINTAKKQKSLGA; this is encoded by the exons ATGCTGCGGCGGAACACGCGGCTCCGGCGGGAGTACCTGTACCGGAAGAGCCTGGAGGGGAAGGAGCGGCTGCACTACGAGAAGAAGCGCCGCGTCCGGGAGGCGCTCGAGGAGGGCAAGCCCATCCCCACCGAGCtccgcaacgaggagctcgcACTCCGCCGCGAGATCGACCTCGACGACCAGGACCGGGCAG TTCCGAGGAGCATCATCGACGACGAGTACGCTGGCGCCGCGCTCCGTGAGCCCAAGATCCTCCTGACCACTTCGCGCAACCCGAGCGCTCCATTGACCCAGTTTGTGAAG GAGCTGAAAGTTGTGTTCCCAAACTCGCAGAGGATGAACCGTGGTGGTCAG GTCATATCAGAGATCGTCGAATCCTGCCGCTCGCATGAGATCACTGATCTTATTTTGGTGCACGAGCATCGCGGGCAGCCTGATGGTTTGATTGTTTGTCATCTGCCGTTAGGTCCAACTGCATACTTCGGGTTACTCAATGTG GTGACACGACATGATATCAAGGACAGGAAGGCCATGGGCAAAATGTCAGAAGCTTATCCTCATTTGATACTGGACAACTTCACAACCAAG ACTGGTGAAAGGACTGCTAATATAATGAAGCATCTCTTTCCTGTGCCCAAGCCAGACTCAAAGCGACTAATCACTTTTGCGAATAGAGATGACTACATCTCTTTCAG GCATCACATCTACGAAAAACATGGTGGCCCCAAATCCATCGACCTGAAGGAGGTTGGGCCCCGTTTTGAGTTGCGGCTGTACCAG ATCAAAAGAGGGACTGTGGACCAAAGTGAAGCTCAGAACGAGTTTGTGCTACGGCCGTACATCAATACCGCCAAGAAGCAGAAGTCTCTTGGGGCTTGA
- the LOC100825417 gene encoding receptor protein-tyrosine kinase CEPR1 isoform X1 codes for MGFVGCVDGGSNMIQYANDTIFMLQVIAISGVVVQVLTMNPGRNFSFCACFGLGNGSGGGPVIYNEQDILNNLGDGDVISSIDGGTWTSVTCRVEQDTSRAVVVKKLQIKSGSTVDVSLNDRWQSEVNLLDSISHDNIISLAGHILRENFVLLVYDHKENGSLHQWLHADLPQLAAQGVLDWSKRRAIADGAAEGLCFLHYGRDHPIVHHNVNSTNILLDASLKPKIAGLDLARVRADQPVQIWELAASNMFGYTAPEYLTIIGATTKVDVYSIGVVLLELVTGRVANEATTDGHLAAWAGRHCNRLMGNTEDFSVVVDMAIPHRARYLKEMAAMFKLGVDCTVREPQERPSMHGVLYRLRNRGC; via the exons ATGGGCTTTGTTGGCTGCGTCGATGGAGGTTCCAATATGATCCAGTATGCAAATGATACGATTTTCATGCTTCAG GTTATCGCTATTAGTGGCGTGGTGGTGCAGGTACTGACGATGAATCCAGGACGTAATTTCTCATTCTGTGCATGCTTCGGGCTCGGCAATGGAAGCGGTGGTGGCCCTGTGATTTACAATGAGCAAGATATACTTAACAACCTTGGTGATGGTGATGTCATCAGCAGCATCGATGGTGGCACCTGGACATCGGTAACATGCCGAGTTGAGCAGGACACATCCAGGGCGGTGGTCGTGAAGAAGCTGCAGATCAAGAGTGGAAGCACAGTGGATGTTAGCCTCAACGACCGCTGGCAGTCGGAGGTGAACTTGCTGGACAGCATTAGCCACGACAACATCATCAGTCTTGCAGGTCACATTCTGAGGGAAAACTTCGTCCTGCTCGTCTATGACCACAAGGAGAATGGCAGCCTCCACCAGTGGCTGCATGCTGATCTCCCCCAGCTGGCTGCACAGGGGGTGCTAGACTGGTCGAAGAGGCGGGCCATCGCTGATGGTGCCGCCGAAGGGCTCTGCTTCTTGCACTATGGACGTGACCACCCCATTGTGCACCACAATGTTAACTCTACCAATATCTTGCTTGACGCTAGCCTCAAGCCCAAGATCGCTGGCCTTGATCTTGCTCGGGTCCGAGCTGACCAGCCGGTGCAAATCTGGGAGCTCGCTGCTAGCAACATGTTCGGCTACACGGCTCCAG AATATCTAACCATTATTGGGGCCACCACCAAGGTTGACGTGTACAGCATTGGTGTGGTGCTGTTGGAGCTCGTGACCGGGCGGGTGGCCAACGAAGCCACTACGGATGGCCACTTGGCAGCCTGGGCAGGGAGACATTGCAACCGCCTGATGGGAAACACTGAAGATTTCAGTGTCGTTGTTGATATGGCCATCCCACATCGTGCACGATACCTGAAGGAGATGGCCGCCATGTTCAAGCTGGGCGTGGATTGCACCGTCAGGGAACCGCAGGAGAGGCCATCCATGCACGGGGTTCTCTACCGCCTCCGCAACCGTGGCTGTTGA
- the LOC100841557 gene encoding protein NRT1/ PTR FAMILY 6.3, which yields MVGLIPQTNAAAEVLGDAWDYRGRPAARVSTGRWGAAAMILVAELNERLTTLGIAVNLVTYLTATMHVGNAEAANVVTNFMGTSFMLCLLGGFVADSFLGRFLTIAIFTAIQASGVTILTISTAAPGLRPASCTPSSSSPVCARASGAQLGILYAALYLTALGTGGLKSSVSGFGSDQFDESNDTEKSQMMRFFNWFFFFISLGSLLAVTVLVYVQDNLGRPWGYGACAAAIAVGLVVFLAGTRRYRFKKLAGSPLTQIAAVVVAAWRKRKLPLPAEPDMLYDIDVGKAAAADEAGNGKKSKLKERIPHTKQFRFLDHAAINNDPAGEQSKWELATLTDVEEVKTVARMLPIWATTIMFWTVYAQMTTFSVSQATTMDRHIGSSFQIPAGSLTVFFVGSILLTVPIYDRIVVPISRRLSGNPHGLTPLQRIGVGLVLSILAMAAAALTEVRRLRIARENPTSDGVVPMTVFWLIPQFLLVGSGEAFTYIGQLDFFLRECPKGMKTMSTGLFLSTLSLGFFVSSALVSAVHKLTAHRRPWIADDLNQGELHKFYWLLAGLCLANLVVYLFAARWYKYKAGRPGADGSVNDAEPCLH from the exons ATGGTGGGGCTTATCCCGCAGACcaatgcggcggcggaggtgctCGGCGACGCCTGGGACTACCgcggccgccccgccgcccgcgtcTCCACCGGCCGctggggcgccgccgccatgatcCTAG TGGCGGAGCTGAACGAGAGGCTGACGACGCTGGGGATCGCGGTGAACCTGGTGACGTACCTGACGGCGACGATGCACGTCGGCAACGCGGAGGCGGCCAACGTCGTCACAAACTTCATGGGCACGTCCTTCATGCTCTGCCTCCTCGGCGGCTTCGTCGCCGACTCCTTCCTCGGACGCTTCCTCACCATCGCCATCTTCACCGCCATCCAGGCATCC GGCGTGACGATCCTGACGAtctcgacggcggcgccggggctgCGCCCGGCGTCGTGCacgccgtcttcctcgtctccggtgtgcgcgcgcgcgtcggGGGCGCAGCTCGGCATCCTCTACGCCGCGCTCTACCTGACGGCGCTCGGCACCGGCGGGCTCAAGTCCAGCGTGTCCGGCTTCGGCTCCGACCAGTTCGACGAGTCCAACGACACGGAGAAGTCCCAGATGATGCGCTTCTTCAactggttcttcttcttcatctcgCTGGGGTCGCTCCTGGCGGTCACCGTGCTGGTCTACGTCCAGGACAACCTGGGCCGGCCATGGGGGTAcggcgcctgcgccgccgccatcgccgtggGGCTCGTCGTCTTCCTTGCCGGCACCAGGCGGTACCGGTTCAAGAAGCTCGCCGGCAGCCCGCTGACACAGATCGCCGCCGTGGTGGTTGCTGcctggaggaagaggaaactTCCGCTCCCTGCGGAGCCCGACATGCTTTACGACATCGACGTAGggaaggccgccgccgccgatgaggCCGGGAATGGCAAGAAGAGCAAGCTCAAGGAACGCATCCCCCACACCAAGCAGTTCCG CTTCCTGGACCACGCGGCGATCAACAACGACCCCGCCGGCGAGCAGAGCAAATGGGAGCTGGCGACGCTGACGGACGTGGAGGAGGTGAAGACGGTGGCGCGGATGCTCCCGATCTGGGCGACGACGATCATGTTCTGGACGGTGTACGCGCAGATGACCACCTTCTCGGTGTCCCAGGCCACCACCATGGACCGCCACATCGGGTCCTCCTTCCAGATCCCGGCGGGCTCCCTCACCGTCTTCTTCGTCGGCTCCATCCTCCTCACGGTCCCCATCTACGACCGCATCGTCGTCCCCATCTCCCGCCGCCTCTCGGGCAACCCACACGGGCTCACCCCGCTCCAGCGGATCGGGGTGGGGCTCGTGCTCTCCAtcctcgccatggccgccgccgccctcaccGAGGTCCGCCGCCTCCGGATCGCCCGCGAGAACCCGACCTCCGACGGGGTCGTGCCCATGACGGTCTTCTGGCTGATCCCGCAGTTCCTCCTCGTCGGATCTGGGGAGGCCTTCACCTACATCGGGCAGCTGGATTTCTTCCTCCGGGAGTGCCCCAAGGGGATGAAGACGATGAGCACGGGGCTGTTCCTCAGCACGCTCTCGCTGGGCTTCTTCGTCAGCTCGGCCCTGGTGTCCGCGGTCCACAAGCTCACGGCCCACCGCCGGCCCTGGATCGCCGACGACCTCAACCAGGGGGAGCTCCACAAGTTCTACTGGCTCCTCGCGGGGCTCTGCCTGGCAAACCTCGTCGTCTACCTCTTCGCCGCCCGGTGGTACAAGTACAAGGCCGGCCgccccggcgccgacggcagCGTCAACGACGCCGAGCCCTGCCTCCACTGA
- the LOC100842157 gene encoding vesicle-associated protein 1-3, with protein MSAGAGTGTFLEIQPSELAFPFELLKQSSCSMQLTNKTDHYVAFKVKTTNPKQYCVRPNIGVVLPGSTCDVTVTMQAPAMAPPDLQCKDKFLVQSVAAENGAATQDITAAMFNKEPGKVIDECKLRVLYVLTTAPGSNPEESELGSSSRSFTQENGTPNSTLLPSRSFGETGKEKSSEATTMISKLTEEKMSAIQQNQKLRQELDLLRKESSKSNGGFSLTFMIVVGLLGIVVGFILKKT; from the exons ATGAGCGCCGGAGCCGGAACCGGGACGTTCCTCGAGATCCAGCCCTCGGAGCTCGCATTCCCCT TTGAATTATTGAAGCAGAGCTCATGCTCTATGCAACTCACCAATAAGACTGACCATTATGTAGCATTCAAG GTCAAAACAACAAACCCGAAGCAGTATTGTGTGCGCCCTAATATTGGCGTTGTATTACCTGGATCGACTTGTGATGTCACGG TGACAATGCAAGCACCGGCTATGGCACCTCCTGACCTGCAGTGCAAGGACAAGTTCCTAGTTCAAAGTGTTGCGGCTGAGAATGGTGCAGCAACTCAGGATATTACTGCAGCAATG TTCAATAAGGAGCCAGGGAAGGTTATTGATGAATGCAAGCTGCGTGTACTTTATGTGCTAACAACTGCACCTGGCTCGAACCCAGAAGAATCTGAACTAGGGAGTTCTTCTCGGTCATTTACACAAGAAAATGGGACCCCTAATTCCACATTGCTACCATCTAGATCATTTGGTGAGACAGGAAAGGAGAAGTCCTCAGAG GCAACAACCATGATCTCCAAGCTAACTGAGGAGAAAATGTCTGCTATTCAGCAAAACCAGAAGTTGCGACAAGAGCTG GATCTTCTACGGAAAGAGAGCAGCAAGAGCAACGGCGGTTTCTCGCTCACCTTCATGATCGTCGTGGGCCTTCTCGGCATCGTGGTCGGCTTCATCCTCAAGAAGACATAG
- the LOC100825417 gene encoding receptor protein-tyrosine kinase CEPR1 isoform X2: protein MNPGRNFSFCACFGLGNGSGGGPVIYNEQDILNNLGDGDVISSIDGGTWTSVTCRVEQDTSRAVVVKKLQIKSGSTVDVSLNDRWQSEVNLLDSISHDNIISLAGHILRENFVLLVYDHKENGSLHQWLHADLPQLAAQGVLDWSKRRAIADGAAEGLCFLHYGRDHPIVHHNVNSTNILLDASLKPKIAGLDLARVRADQPVQIWELAASNMFGYTAPEYLTIIGATTKVDVYSIGVVLLELVTGRVANEATTDGHLAAWAGRHCNRLMGNTEDFSVVVDMAIPHRARYLKEMAAMFKLGVDCTVREPQERPSMHGVLYRLRNRGC, encoded by the exons ATGAATCCAGGACGTAATTTCTCATTCTGTGCATGCTTCGGGCTCGGCAATGGAAGCGGTGGTGGCCCTGTGATTTACAATGAGCAAGATATACTTAACAACCTTGGTGATGGTGATGTCATCAGCAGCATCGATGGTGGCACCTGGACATCGGTAACATGCCGAGTTGAGCAGGACACATCCAGGGCGGTGGTCGTGAAGAAGCTGCAGATCAAGAGTGGAAGCACAGTGGATGTTAGCCTCAACGACCGCTGGCAGTCGGAGGTGAACTTGCTGGACAGCATTAGCCACGACAACATCATCAGTCTTGCAGGTCACATTCTGAGGGAAAACTTCGTCCTGCTCGTCTATGACCACAAGGAGAATGGCAGCCTCCACCAGTGGCTGCATGCTGATCTCCCCCAGCTGGCTGCACAGGGGGTGCTAGACTGGTCGAAGAGGCGGGCCATCGCTGATGGTGCCGCCGAAGGGCTCTGCTTCTTGCACTATGGACGTGACCACCCCATTGTGCACCACAATGTTAACTCTACCAATATCTTGCTTGACGCTAGCCTCAAGCCCAAGATCGCTGGCCTTGATCTTGCTCGGGTCCGAGCTGACCAGCCGGTGCAAATCTGGGAGCTCGCTGCTAGCAACATGTTCGGCTACACGGCTCCAG AATATCTAACCATTATTGGGGCCACCACCAAGGTTGACGTGTACAGCATTGGTGTGGTGCTGTTGGAGCTCGTGACCGGGCGGGTGGCCAACGAAGCCACTACGGATGGCCACTTGGCAGCCTGGGCAGGGAGACATTGCAACCGCCTGATGGGAAACACTGAAGATTTCAGTGTCGTTGTTGATATGGCCATCCCACATCGTGCACGATACCTGAAGGAGATGGCCGCCATGTTCAAGCTGGGCGTGGATTGCACCGTCAGGGAACCGCAGGAGAGGCCATCCATGCACGGGGTTCTCTACCGCCTCCGCAACCGTGGCTGTTGA